A single genomic interval of Polaribacter vadi harbors:
- a CDS encoding response regulator, which yields MEKSLKVLLVEDNLIEIMKMNRTISLLKLKHTIYESKNGEEALKFLENKENIPDIILLDLNMPKISGLELLKIIKANEDLKHIPTIILTTSNNQKDLLECYKTGMSGYVLKPLKYEDYVKKIETVLAYWSINELIKI from the coding sequence ATGGAAAAAAGTTTAAAGGTTTTATTGGTAGAAGATAATTTAATTGAAATAATGAAAATGAATAGAACCATTTCATTATTAAAATTAAAACATACCATATATGAATCAAAAAATGGAGAAGAAGCTTTAAAATTTCTTGAAAATAAAGAAAATATTCCTGATATAATTTTGCTAGATTTAAATATGCCAAAGATTAGTGGCCTAGAACTTCTTAAAATCATAAAAGCAAATGAAGATTTAAAACATATTCCTACTATTATTTTAACAACATCTAACAATCAGAAAGATTTATTGGAATGTTATAAAACAGGAATGTCTGGTTATGTTTTAAAGCCTTTAAAATATGAAGATTACGTTAAAAAAATAGAAACAGTTTTAGCCTATTGGAGTATAAATGAGTTGATAAAAATTTAA
- a CDS encoding DUF6495 family protein, which produces MKYRQLTKEQFESLHQEFALFLASQSIDVKEWKTIKEEQPNVAEEELNVFSDVVWDDVLTKTNYIEHFSEKSANLFKCDENEIHRIAIKISWDINLLEQKGFEWLMQNPMDNSVEIFKGSKPYHLERNQEIFDLIEKGSSISKGEIFEYFSQLIG; this is translated from the coding sequence ATGAAATACAGACAACTTACCAAAGAACAATTCGAAAGTTTGCATCAAGAATTTGCCCTTTTCTTGGCTTCACAAAGTATTGATGTAAAAGAATGGAAAACAATTAAAGAAGAACAACCAAATGTTGCAGAAGAGGAACTAAATGTATTTTCTGATGTTGTTTGGGATGATGTTTTAACCAAAACAAACTATATAGAACACTTTTCAGAAAAATCTGCAAACTTATTTAAATGCGATGAAAATGAAATTCATAGAATTGCCATTAAAATTTCTTGGGATATTAATTTATTAGAACAAAAAGGTTTCGAATGGTTAATGCAAAACCCAATGGATAATTCTGTAGAAATTTTTAAAGGATCTAAACCTTATCATTTAGAAAGAAATCAAGAGATTTTTGATTTAATTGAAAAAGGAAGTTCTATTTCAAAAGGAGAAATTTTCGAATATTTTAGCCAGTTAATTGGTTAA
- a CDS encoding sterol desaturase family protein: MQIPEIPDLIHYAIPFFVATVILEIILTVKVKLEDYEFKDAGTSIIMGLGNVFISIFTKIMILAVFLFLYKFRFFTIPFVWWAWLILLFAEDFCYYWFHRISHESRLFWASHVVHHSSQKYNLSTALRQTWSGSFYTFIFWFPLILMGFHPIMVLVQMSISLIYQYWIHTELINKMPKWFEAVFNTPSHHRVHHATNPQYLDRNHAGIFIIWDRLFKTFEPEVEKPVYGLVTNINTYNPIKIAFLEWKNMLKDFYSSKTSLKNKFKYLIKPPGWKHDGTSILSTDLRKKWEEKKEK, translated from the coding sequence ATGCAAATACCTGAAATACCAGACTTAATTCATTATGCAATTCCGTTTTTTGTAGCCACTGTAATTCTTGAAATTATTTTAACTGTAAAGGTAAAATTGGAAGATTATGAATTTAAAGATGCTGGTACTTCCATTATAATGGGCTTGGGAAATGTATTTATTAGCATATTTACTAAAATAATGATTTTAGCTGTATTTCTTTTTTTATATAAATTTAGATTTTTTACGATTCCTTTTGTTTGGTGGGCTTGGCTTATATTATTATTTGCTGAAGACTTTTGTTATTATTGGTTTCATAGAATTAGTCATGAAAGTAGGTTGTTCTGGGCAAGTCATGTTGTGCATCATTCTTCACAGAAATATAATTTAAGCACTGCTTTAAGACAAACTTGGTCTGGAAGTTTTTATACATTTATCTTTTGGTTTCCTTTAATTTTAATGGGTTTTCATCCTATAATGGTTTTGGTGCAAATGAGTATTAGCCTAATTTATCAATATTGGATTCACACAGAATTAATTAACAAAATGCCAAAATGGTTTGAAGCTGTTTTTAATACTCCAAGTCATCATAGAGTTCATCATGCAACAAATCCACAATATTTAGATAGAAATCATGCAGGTATTTTTATTATTTGGGACAGACTTTTTAAAACGTTTGAACCTGAAGTTGAAAAACCTGTGTATGGATTGGTTACAAACATCAATACTTATAATCCTATAAAAATTGCTTTTTTAGAATGGAAAAATATGCTAAAAGATTTTTACAGCTCAAAAACATCCCTCAAAAATAAATTTAAATATTTGATAAAACCTCCAGGTTGGAAACATGATGGAACTAGTATTTTATCAACAGATCTTAGAAAAAAGTGGGAAGAAAAAAAAGAAAAGTAA
- a CDS encoding TrmH family RNA methyltransferase translates to MIDEKLLAYLEEYLTEKRKATFKNVLEHRTRHFTVVLEDIYQPHNASAVVRTCDIFGVQDVHSIENKYSNTVSRHVAKGSQKWLNQYRYREDGNNTQICLDVLKQKGYQIIATTPHNDSCLLQDFDISKKTAFILGAEAEGVSDIVKSQADGFLKIPMVGFTESLNISVAAAIILQSVTTKLRSSKIDWQLSNKEKEILYFDWVKKTIKNVDKIEERYFNNL, encoded by the coding sequence ATGATTGATGAAAAACTTTTAGCTTATTTAGAAGAGTATCTAACCGAAAAAAGAAAAGCAACTTTTAAAAATGTTTTAGAGCATAGAACTCGACATTTTACAGTTGTTTTGGAAGATATTTATCAACCACATAATGCAAGTGCAGTTGTAAGAACGTGTGATATTTTTGGAGTTCAAGATGTGCATTCTATTGAAAATAAGTACAGTAATACTGTTTCTAGACATGTTGCTAAAGGTTCTCAAAAATGGTTAAATCAATATAGATATAGAGAAGATGGCAATAATACTCAAATTTGTTTGGATGTTTTAAAACAAAAAGGGTATCAAATTATTGCAACTACACCTCATAATGATTCTTGTTTATTACAAGATTTTGACATCAGTAAAAAAACGGCTTTTATTTTAGGAGCAGAAGCAGAAGGTGTTTCTGATATTGTAAAAAGCCAAGCAGATGGTTTTTTAAAAATACCTATGGTTGGGTTTACAGAAAGTTTAAATATTTCTGTAGCTGCTGCCATTATTTTACAATCGGTTACTACAAAACTTCGTAGTTCTAAGATTGATTGGCAACTATCAAACAAAGAAAAAGAAATTTTATATTTTGATTGGGTTAAAAAAACAATTAAAAATGTAGATAAAATTGAAGAACGTTATTTTAACAACTTATAA
- a CDS encoding DUF4258 domain-containing protein, whose amino-acid sequence MLIKRIGYFLVGVSLGSIGVYFFWQKKNATFDYGMDARTLKTIRIKERVFSDNAKRVMLNSDIDSTKISTILYTGDVDFGKSKPRQKPCAEYYITGNNELENVSLYVSRCDSVSTIKEIIID is encoded by the coding sequence ATGTTAATTAAAAGAATAGGGTATTTTTTAGTGGGAGTTTCTTTAGGTTCAATTGGTGTTTACTTTTTCTGGCAAAAGAAAAATGCAACGTTCGATTATGGAATGGATGCAAGAACTTTAAAAACAATCAGAATTAAAGAACGTGTTTTTTCTGATAATGCTAAAAGGGTAATGCTAAATTCTGATATTGATAGTACAAAAATTTCTACCATTTTATATACAGGTGATGTAGATTTTGGTAAAAGCAAACCAAGACAAAAACCTTGTGCAGAATATTATATTACAGGAAATAACGAATTAGAAAACGTAAGTTTATATGTTTCTAGATGCGATTCTGTATCTACAATCAAAGAAATTATTATTGATTAA
- a CDS encoding SIR2 family NAD-dependent protein deacylase, whose amino-acid sequence MKKLVVLTGAGISAESGINTFRDADGLWEGHDVMEVATPQGFGANPALVLEFYNQRRRELSTVKPNKAHLNLVELENHFDVEIITQNVDNLHEKAGSKNVTHLHGELLKVRSSADESLILDWNKDLVLGDLCTKNSQLRPHIVWFGEMVPMLDKAIEITKEADILVIIGTSMQVYPAASLVDYIKPKTPIYFIDPKPQISENDFNDLTIIKNVASLGTHKLIELLIK is encoded by the coding sequence ATGAAAAAATTAGTTGTTTTAACAGGCGCAGGTATTTCTGCAGAAAGTGGTATTAACACCTTTAGAGATGCAGATGGTTTATGGGAAGGTCATGATGTGATGGAAGTTGCAACTCCACAAGGTTTTGGTGCAAACCCTGCATTGGTTTTAGAATTTTATAATCAACGTAGAAGAGAATTATCAACAGTAAAACCCAATAAAGCACATTTAAATTTAGTGGAATTAGAAAACCATTTTGATGTGGAAATCATTACTCAAAATGTAGATAATTTACACGAAAAAGCTGGCAGTAAAAATGTTACGCATTTGCATGGAGAACTTTTAAAAGTTAGAAGCTCTGCTGATGAATCTTTAATTTTAGATTGGAATAAAGATCTAGTTTTGGGAGATTTATGCACCAAAAACAGCCAATTAAGACCTCATATTGTTTGGTTTGGAGAAATGGTGCCAATGTTAGATAAAGCAATTGAAATTACTAAAGAAGCAGATATTTTAGTAATTATTGGCACTTCTATGCAAGTATATCCTGCTGCAAGTTTGGTTGATTATATAAAACCAAAAACACCCATTTATTTTATAGATCCAAAACCTCAAATCTCAGAAAACGATTTTAACGATTTAACAATCATTAAAAATGTTGCGAGTTTAGGTACCCATAAATTAATAGAATTGCTGATTAAATAA
- the ald gene encoding alanine dehydrogenase — MKIGIPKEIKNNESRVGMTPAGVFALTNKNHTVYVQATAGEGSGFFDKDYIDVGATILPTIEDVYAKSEMIVKVKEPIASEYPLITENQIVFTYFHFASSEPLTKAMIASKAICIAYETVEDFDGSLPLLTPMSEVAGRMSVQQGAKYLEKPVKGRGILLGGVPGVTPGKVLILGAGVVGVQAAKMAAGLGAHVTILDINMKRLRYVNDVLPSHVITGFSSEYVIRQHIKTHDLIIGGVLVKGGKAPKLITKDMLKEMRPGTVVVDVAVDQGGCFETTRATTHEDPTYIIDDVVHYCVANMPGAVPFTSTMALTNVTLTYILKIANLGWEKACKNDESLAKGLNIVKGEIVYKELEGIFN, encoded by the coding sequence ATGAAAATAGGAATTCCTAAAGAAATTAAAAATAATGAAAGTAGAGTAGGTATGACTCCTGCTGGTGTTTTTGCTTTAACAAATAAAAATCATACAGTATATGTACAAGCAACAGCTGGTGAAGGAAGTGGTTTTTTCGATAAAGATTATATAGATGTTGGTGCAACTATTTTACCAACAATAGAAGATGTGTATGCGAAAAGTGAAATGATTGTAAAGGTAAAAGAACCGATTGCATCTGAATATCCTCTAATTACAGAAAACCAGATTGTATTTACGTATTTTCATTTTGCTTCTAGTGAGCCTTTAACAAAAGCTATGATTGCTAGCAAAGCAATTTGTATCGCTTATGAAACTGTAGAAGATTTTGATGGCTCTTTACCATTATTAACACCAATGTCTGAAGTTGCAGGAAGAATGTCTGTACAACAAGGAGCAAAATACTTAGAAAAACCCGTAAAAGGTAGAGGAATTTTATTAGGAGGTGTTCCAGGAGTTACTCCAGGAAAAGTCTTGATTTTAGGAGCTGGAGTTGTAGGTGTACAAGCTGCAAAAATGGCAGCTGGTTTAGGTGCTCACGTTACAATTTTAGATATTAACATGAAACGTTTACGTTATGTTAATGATGTTTTACCAAGTCACGTTATTACAGGTTTTTCAAGCGAATATGTAATTAGACAACATATAAAAACACACGATTTAATAATTGGTGGAGTTTTGGTAAAAGGAGGAAAGGCGCCAAAATTAATTACAAAAGATATGTTAAAAGAAATGCGTCCAGGAACTGTGGTTGTTGATGTTGCTGTAGATCAAGGAGGTTGTTTTGAAACCACAAGAGCTACAACTCACGAAGATCCTACTTATATTATTGATGATGTTGTACATTATTGTGTTGCAAATATGCCTGGTGCTGTTCCTTTTACATCAACAATGGCGTTAACCAATGTTACACTTACCTATATTTTAAAAATAGCAAATTTAGGTTGGGAAAAAGCTTGTAAAAATGATGAATCTTTAGCTAAAGGATTAAACATTGTAAAAGGTGAAATTGTTTACAAAGAGTTAGAAGGTATTTTTAACTAA
- a CDS encoding NAD(P)H-binding protein: MSKTAIILGATGLTGGILLEKLLADTTYSKIKLFSRSSVDIKSDKIEQHLISLFQLENYKEDFTGDVVFCCIGTTAAKTKDSAKYKQIDYGIPVKAAKIAKENTINTFVVMSSMGADITSNTFYNQTKGEMERDVLKQKIKNTYILRPSLIGGNREEFRLGERIGKGIMSILNPLFVGGLKKYKMIDPEDITTCMQTLARSNKDQAIFSSDEIVEIANS, translated from the coding sequence ATGAGTAAAACAGCAATTATATTAGGAGCAACAGGTTTAACAGGAGGAATTTTGTTAGAGAAATTACTTGCAGATACAACGTATTCGAAAATTAAATTATTTTCTAGAAGTTCTGTAGATATTAAATCTGACAAAATTGAACAACATTTAATCAGTTTATTTCAACTAGAAAATTATAAAGAAGATTTTACTGGGGATGTAGTTTTCTGTTGCATTGGCACAACAGCTGCTAAAACAAAAGACAGTGCTAAATACAAGCAAATCGATTATGGAATTCCTGTAAAAGCTGCAAAAATTGCTAAAGAAAATACTATTAATACTTTTGTAGTTATGTCTTCTATGGGAGCAGATATTACCAGCAATACGTTCTATAACCAGACAAAAGGCGAAATGGAACGTGATGTTTTAAAGCAAAAAATTAAAAACACCTATATTTTAAGACCTTCTTTAATTGGTGGAAATCGTGAAGAGTTTAGATTAGGAGAAAGAATTGGCAAAGGAATTATGAGTATTTTAAATCCTTTATTTGTTGGAGGTTTAAAAAAATACAAAATGATTGATCCAGAAGATATCACAACTTGTATGCAAACACTTGCAAGAAGTAATAAAGATCAGGCTATTTTTAGTTCTGATGAAATCGTAGAAATCGCAAATTCATAA
- a CDS encoding VF530 family DNA-binding protein: MSTEQPNNPLHGIKLATMLEQLYLEYGWEELGYSLNINAFKNNPTYKSSLKFLRTTPWAREKVENFYLKNMVK; this comes from the coding sequence ATGAGTACAGAACAACCCAACAATCCTTTGCATGGTATTAAGTTAGCAACCATGTTAGAGCAATTGTATTTAGAATATGGCTGGGAAGAATTAGGCTATTCTTTAAATATTAATGCTTTTAAAAATAATCCTACGTATAAATCTTCCTTAAAATTTTTAAGAACTACACCTTGGGCAAGAGAAAAAGTAGAAAATTTTTATCTAAAAAATATGGTTAAGTAA
- a CDS encoding RNA polymerase sigma factor — protein sequence MKIIKLHNSQKSLIKKASNNNREAQEQLFKQHSPKMLGVCRQYVKDLHHAEDLLLQGFFKVFKNLHTFKHEGSFEGWIRRIMVNTCISYLRKKNVIDLSDEDYVFNDAATESLENTSVEDIQKLIDQLPEGYKMVFNLYAIEGYKHSEIAEQLGISESTSKSQLFKARKQLQQNYIKMNTVVHEDK from the coding sequence TTGAAAATTATAAAACTACATAACTCACAAAAATCGCTCATAAAAAAAGCGAGTAACAATAATAGAGAAGCGCAAGAACAATTGTTTAAGCAACATTCTCCTAAAATGTTAGGTGTTTGTAGGCAATATGTAAAAGATTTACATCATGCAGAAGATTTATTATTACAAGGCTTTTTTAAGGTTTTTAAAAACTTACATACTTTTAAACACGAAGGTAGTTTTGAAGGTTGGATTCGTAGAATTATGGTGAACACGTGCATCTCTTATCTGCGAAAAAAAAATGTAATTGATTTGTCTGACGAAGACTATGTTTTTAATGATGCAGCTACAGAAAGTTTAGAAAATACCTCTGTAGAAGATATTCAAAAACTAATAGATCAATTACCAGAAGGTTACAAAATGGTGTTTAATTTATACGCCATAGAAGGTTATAAACACTCAGAAATTGCAGAACAATTAGGTATTTCTGAAAGTACATCAAAATCGCAATTGTTTAAAGCGCGAAAACAATTGCAACAAAATTATATTAAAATGAATACAGTAGTTCATGAAGACAAATAA
- a CDS encoding FIST signal transduction protein produces the protein MKTVQLKKVKNKKLEYLSEQILLKKPLVLIFGNRYMLEDAIIYHEIREEFKEGHLVFGSTSGDITSDSVDDESITITAIEFEKSNFVIKTTGVLNPENLINSQKIGKELIEQLPQKDLKYVLIVSDGSFINGSQLAIGMNAATENNVLITGALCGDGSRFEKTLTSYNEQPKEGEIVAIGFYGETLEVSFATNGGWTPFGPERIVTKSNDNILYELDGKPALDLYKKYLGDKSKELPGAALLYPLNVKSTDTKKSIVRTILNINEDENSMILAGDILEGAKVQLMMTNVDNIVNAAEIGAKQALESRIKKPELAILISCIGRKLVLDQRVEEEVEEVIEAIGNETKICGFYSYGEIAPFEDEMSCQLHNQTIAITLMSE, from the coding sequence ATGAAAACTGTTCAGTTAAAAAAAGTAAAAAATAAAAAATTAGAATATTTATCTGAACAAATTTTATTAAAAAAACCTTTAGTTTTGATTTTTGGTAATAGATATATGTTAGAAGATGCAATTATTTATCATGAAATCAGAGAAGAGTTTAAAGAGGGTCATCTTGTTTTTGGATCAACTTCTGGTGATATTACTTCAGATTCTGTAGACGATGAATCGATAACAATTACAGCAATTGAATTTGAAAAAAGTAATTTCGTAATAAAAACAACAGGCGTTTTAAACCCTGAAAATTTAATTAATAGCCAGAAAATCGGTAAAGAATTAATTGAACAACTACCGCAAAAAGATTTAAAATATGTTTTAATTGTTTCAGATGGTAGTTTTATAAATGGAAGTCAGCTTGCTATTGGCATGAATGCTGCAACAGAAAATAATGTATTAATTACAGGAGCTTTATGTGGAGATGGATCTAGATTTGAAAAAACGCTTACATCTTATAATGAGCAACCTAAAGAAGGCGAAATTGTAGCAATTGGTTTTTATGGTGAAACTTTAGAGGTTTCTTTTGCAACAAATGGTGGTTGGACTCCTTTTGGACCAGAAAGAATTGTGACAAAATCTAACGATAATATACTGTATGAACTTGATGGAAAGCCTGCATTAGATTTATATAAAAAATATTTAGGTGATAAATCTAAAGAATTACCTGGAGCTGCATTACTATATCCTTTAAATGTAAAATCTACTGATACCAAAAAATCTATTGTTAGAACAATTCTAAATATTAATGAGGATGAAAATTCAATGATTTTAGCAGGTGATATTTTAGAAGGTGCTAAAGTTCAGTTAATGATGACAAATGTAGATAATATTGTAAATGCTGCAGAAATAGGTGCTAAACAAGCTTTAGAAAGTAGAATTAAAAAACCAGAATTGGCAATTTTGATAAGTTGTATTGGTCGAAAATTGGTTTTAGATCAAAGAGTTGAAGAAGAAGTAGAGGAAGTTATAGAGGCAATTGGAAACGAAACTAAAATTTGCGGGTTTTATTCTTATGGAGAAATTGCACCTTTTGAAGACGAAATGAGCTGTCAACTGCATAATCAAACCATAGCAATTACCTTAATGAGCGAATAA
- the rplI gene encoding 50S ribosomal protein L9: MELILRQDVENLGFKDDVVDVKNGYGRNFLIPSGKASLATSSAKKVLAENLKQRAYKEAKLIEDANAIAETIKGYELQIASKTGSGDKLFGSVNNIDLAAALAKAGTEIDKKFIKVVGGSVKRLGKYEASVRLHRAVVADITFDVVAE; this comes from the coding sequence ATGGAATTGATATTAAGACAAGACGTAGAAAATTTAGGATTTAAAGATGATGTTGTAGACGTTAAGAACGGATATGGTAGAAACTTTTTAATCCCATCAGGAAAAGCATCTTTAGCTACTTCATCTGCAAAGAAAGTTTTAGCAGAGAATTTAAAACAAAGAGCTTATAAAGAAGCTAAATTAATTGAAGATGCAAATGCAATTGCTGAAACAATTAAAGGATATGAATTACAAATTGCATCTAAAACTGGTTCAGGAGACAAATTATTTGGTTCTGTAAACAATATAGATTTAGCTGCAGCACTTGCAAAAGCAGGTACAGAAATCGACAAAAAGTTTATTAAAGTTGTTGGTGGTTCTGTAAAAAGATTAGGTAAATACGAAGCATCTGTAAGATTACACAGAGCTGTAGTTGCTGATATTACTTTTGATGTTGTTGCTGAATAA
- a CDS encoding YdeI/OmpD-associated family protein — translation MNIKVDEYISKKEKWSKELNLLRAVFADLPVDETIKWGSPVYVFNGKNIVGLSAFKNYFGLWFFQGALLKDKYKVFINAQEGKTKAMLQWRFNSFDEINTVQIKEYVLEAIENVKLGNEIKPTRSLKPVLIPEELQQELNTNKELKISFEKFSLSKQREYAAYISEAKRASTKLNRLEKIIPMIISGAGLHDKYKNC, via the coding sequence ATGAATATTAAGGTTGATGAATATATCTCAAAAAAAGAAAAATGGAGTAAAGAGCTCAATCTTTTACGTGCTGTTTTTGCAGATTTACCTGTAGATGAAACCATAAAATGGGGATCTCCAGTGTATGTTTTTAACGGCAAAAATATAGTTGGTTTATCCGCTTTTAAAAATTACTTTGGTTTATGGTTTTTTCAAGGTGCATTATTAAAAGACAAATACAAGGTTTTTATAAATGCACAAGAAGGAAAAACCAAAGCCATGTTGCAATGGAGATTTAATTCTTTTGATGAAATAAATACAGTGCAAATTAAAGAATATGTTTTAGAGGCTATCGAAAATGTGAAATTAGGAAATGAAATTAAACCTACAAGATCTTTAAAACCCGTACTTATTCCTGAAGAATTACAACAAGAATTAAATACAAATAAAGAGTTAAAAATAAGTTTTGAAAAATTTTCTTTAAGTAAGCAAAGAGAATATGCAGCTTATATTTCTGAAGCTAAAAGAGCATCAACAAAATTAAATAGACTCGAAAAAATAATTCCAATGATTATTAGTGGAGCAGGATTGCATGATAAATATAAGAATTGTTAA
- the rpsR gene encoding 30S ribosomal protein S18, which produces MASIEQQAKGGKSADVRYLTPLDIDTKKEAKYCRFKKKGIKYIDYKDADFLMYLVNEQGKILPRRLTGTSLKYQRKVAQAIKRSRHLALMPYVGDLLK; this is translated from the coding sequence ATGGCATCAATAGAACAACAAGCAAAAGGTGGTAAATCTGCTGACGTTAGATATTTAACGCCATTAGATATAGACACTAAAAAAGAAGCTAAATACTGTAGATTTAAGAAAAAAGGCATCAAATATATCGATTATAAAGATGCAGATTTCTTAATGTATTTAGTAAACGAACAAGGTAAAATTTTACCAAGACGTTTAACAGGAACTTCATTAAAATATCAACGTAAAGTTGCGCAAGCAATTAAAAGATCGCGTCATTTAGCGTTAATGCCTTACGTTGGAGATTTACTAAAATAA
- a CDS encoding histidine kinase, producing the protein MEKPNLTYINKLAREDVSVKNTLINVIKDEFPIEVKEYYNSIEKNNFKEIEANVHRIKHKFSILGLEENYENANKFEHNLRESKIEVIEKEKFEQILDVISEYLKTI; encoded by the coding sequence ATGGAAAAACCCAATTTAACATATATAAATAAGTTAGCCAGAGAAGATGTTTCCGTAAAAAACACTTTAATTAATGTAATAAAAGATGAGTTTCCAATAGAGGTAAAAGAGTACTATAATAGCATCGAAAAAAATAATTTTAAAGAAATTGAAGCTAATGTTCATAGAATTAAGCATAAATTTAGTATTTTAGGACTCGAAGAAAATTACGAAAACGCTAATAAATTTGAACATAACCTTCGTGAAAGTAAGATTGAAGTTATAGAGAAAGAAAAATTCGAACAAATTTTAGACGTAATTTCTGAATATTTAAAAACAATATAA
- a CDS encoding sensor histidine kinase, translating into MNSLLKRQIRKYLPENLHANKDLDVFLEAVSKSYDSSEEQFTMLQRAVTISSEELFETNQQLREETQSQKNIISKLNNVINTLKFYELEEVNNLESKDSLKLVDFIDNQTKEIIEINKEKDKLVTSLVKQNQELNEYAHMISHDLQSPLQSIDALTTWIREDYFEDFDNGGKEILNLIRTNVEKMDTLIQGILEYSTIGKAEKKRYEVNLNSLLKILIPTIDNPQSIKILIPENLPTIYGDKHRLDLLFYNLIHNAVKFNNKEKNGFVEINYYDQKDFWKFTVKDNGKGIENEYFDKIFAAFQKLENDNKSTGIGLSIVKKIIEAYNGDIYIESTPNVETIFTFTIKK; encoded by the coding sequence ATGAATTCTCTGTTAAAAAGACAAATAAGAAAATATTTACCTGAAAATTTACATGCTAACAAAGATTTAGATGTTTTTTTAGAAGCTGTAAGTAAATCTTACGATTCTTCTGAAGAGCAATTTACTATGTTACAAAGAGCTGTAACTATTAGTTCTGAAGAGCTTTTTGAAACAAACCAACAATTAAGAGAAGAAACACAATCTCAAAAAAATATAATTTCGAAACTTAATAATGTCATAAATACTTTAAAGTTTTATGAATTAGAGGAAGTTAATAATTTAGAGAGTAAAGATTCATTAAAATTAGTAGATTTTATTGATAATCAAACTAAAGAAATTATTGAAATTAATAAAGAAAAAGACAAATTAGTAACTAGTTTAGTGAAACAAAATCAAGAGTTGAATGAATATGCACATATGATTTCTCACGATTTACAATCACCTTTGCAAAGTATAGATGCTTTAACAACATGGATTAGAGAAGATTATTTTGAAGATTTTGATAATGGAGGTAAAGAAATTTTAAACTTAATTCGAACTAATGTGGAGAAAATGGATACCCTTATCCAAGGTATTTTAGAATATTCTACAATAGGTAAAGCCGAAAAAAAACGATATGAAGTCAATTTAAATTCTTTATTAAAAATTTTAATTCCTACAATCGATAATCCTCAAAGTATAAAAATTTTAATTCCAGAAAACTTACCAACTATTTATGGAGATAAACATAGATTAGATCTTTTATTTTATAATTTGATTCATAATGCTGTAAAATTTAATAATAAAGAAAAAAATGGTTTTGTAGAGATAAATTATTATGATCAAAAAGATTTTTGGAAGTTTACAGTTAAAGACAATGGAAAAGGAATTGAGAACGAATATTTCGATAAAATTTTTGCTGCTTTTCAAAAATTAGAAAACGATAATAAATCTACAGGCATTGGTTTATCTATCGTAAAAAAAATTATAGAGGCTTACAATGGTGATATTTATATAGAGTCAACTCCAAATGTAGAAACAATTTTTACTTTTACAATAAAAAAATAA
- the rpsF gene encoding 30S ribosomal protein S6, which translates to MNHYETVFILNPVLSDTQIKETVQKFEDYLVSKGAEIISKEDWGLKKLAYPIQKKKSGFYHLIDYKVAGEEIAAFELEFRRDDSVMRYLSVRLDKHAAAWAEKRRERVKSTKK; encoded by the coding sequence ATGAATCATTACGAAACTGTTTTCATTTTGAATCCCGTTTTATCTGACACACAGATAAAGGAGACAGTACAAAAGTTCGAGGATTATTTAGTTTCCAAAGGAGCTGAAATAATCTCAAAAGAAGATTGGGGCTTAAAGAAATTAGCCTACCCAATCCAAAAGAAAAAAAGTGGTTTTTATCACTTAATAGACTATAAAGTTGCTGGTGAGGAAATCGCTGCATTTGAGTTAGAATTTAGAAGAGATGATAGCGTTATGCGTTACCTTTCTGTTAGATTAGACAAACATGCTGCAGCTTGGGCTGAGAAAAGAAGAGAACGTGTTAAATCTACTAAAAAATAA